A region of Planctomycetaceae bacterium DNA encodes the following proteins:
- a CDS encoding CDP-alcohol phosphatidyltransferase family protein, with amino-acid sequence MTDLPPPDAADSTQPPRRRLLERFHRRRNPRRRLLRRTAVLPAMFTLGNGLFGLASIHFATKDALGSATLENLALAAWMIAFAMICDMLDGRVARMTRQTSDFGGQLDSLSDVLSFGAAPAILMLRTSVMALRQSDVSWAGPGIERVIWAIAAIYLSCTALRLARFNVENQPDESAHMKFRGLPSPGAAAPIVAMTLLLHQLASDPALPMATAAAPATAPAADPFFLGIAAAFMPVMTLVLGLLMVSRFQYSHVINQTFRGRRPVTYLVKLLVVLLLALWQPFVAMALLSLAFSLSGPIGGAWRRLRAKKDAEPPAA; translated from the coding sequence ATGACAGACCTGCCTCCGCCCGATGCCGCCGACTCGACGCAACCACCGCGCCGCCGCCTGCTCGAACGATTCCACCGCCGACGCAACCCGCGGCGGAGGCTCCTGCGACGCACCGCCGTGCTTCCGGCGATGTTCACCCTGGGCAACGGCCTCTTCGGACTGGCGTCGATTCATTTCGCCACCAAGGACGCCCTGGGCTCGGCCACGCTGGAGAACCTGGCGCTGGCGGCCTGGATGATTGCCTTTGCGATGATCTGCGACATGCTCGACGGGCGCGTGGCGCGCATGACGCGCCAGACCAGCGACTTCGGCGGCCAGCTCGACAGCCTCTCGGACGTGCTGAGCTTCGGCGCGGCCCCGGCGATACTGATGCTGCGCACCAGCGTGATGGCGCTGCGGCAGTCCGACGTGTCCTGGGCGGGTCCGGGTATCGAGCGCGTGATCTGGGCCATCGCCGCGATCTATCTCTCATGCACCGCTTTGAGACTGGCGCGGTTCAATGTCGAGAACCAGCCCGACGAGTCGGCCCACATGAAGTTCCGAGGCCTGCCCTCTCCCGGGGCCGCGGCTCCCATTGTCGCCATGACGCTGCTGCTGCACCAGTTGGCCAGCGACCCCGCCCTGCCCATGGCGACCGCTGCGGCGCCGGCGACAGCGCCGGCCGCCGATCCGTTCTTTCTGGGCATCGCCGCGGCCTTCATGCCCGTCATGACGCTGGTCCTGGGACTGCTGATGGTCTCGCGGTTCCAGTACAGCCACGTGATCAACCAGACCTTCCGCGGCCGCCGCCCCGTGACCTATCTGGTCAAGCTGCTGGTCGTGCTGCTGCTGGCGCTGTGGCAACCCTTCGTCGCCATGGCCCTGCTGTCACTGGCGTTCTCACTCTCAGGCCCAATCGGCGGCGCCTGGCGGAGACTTCGAGCCAAGAAGGACGCTGAGCCGCCGGCGGCCTAG
- a CDS encoding phosphatidylserine decarboxylase, which translates to MSVLGLTRYGLRTVIILMMITAGVVLLIAAAAAAWGTPLWLLAVIPGAFFVWVLVFFRDPERQPPEGEGLFVSPADGRVADITLIGPDSPLGCRGVKIGIFMNVVNVHVNRAPLSGRVERVEHHAGSFMDVRRPAAFERNESTSIFITHLCQDEEYPVVVRQVAGLLARRIVTDLEVGQMLLRGQRIGMIKFGSRLELMVPDTLVGEMCVKVGARVFAGRTALLKAAWAMRAAPPGEPR; encoded by the coding sequence ATGAGCGTCTTGGGACTAACCCGTTACGGTCTGCGCACCGTGATCATCTTGATGATGATCACGGCCGGCGTCGTGCTGTTGATTGCCGCCGCCGCGGCGGCCTGGGGAACGCCCCTGTGGCTGCTGGCGGTCATACCTGGGGCGTTCTTCGTCTGGGTGCTGGTGTTCTTTCGCGACCCCGAGCGCCAGCCGCCCGAGGGCGAGGGTCTGTTCGTCTCGCCGGCGGACGGACGGGTGGCGGACATCACGCTGATCGGCCCAGACAGCCCGCTGGGCTGCCGCGGCGTGAAGATCGGCATCTTCATGAATGTGGTGAACGTACACGTCAATCGCGCCCCGCTGAGCGGCCGCGTCGAACGCGTCGAGCATCACGCCGGATCGTTCATGGACGTGCGTCGCCCCGCCGCCTTCGAACGCAACGAATCCACCAGCATTTTCATCACGCACCTGTGCCAGGATGAAGAGTACCCGGTGGTGGTTCGCCAGGTGGCCGGGCTGCTGGCGCGGCGAATCGTGACCGACCTGGAGGTCGGGCAGATGCTCCTGCGCGGACAGCGCATCGGCATGATCAAGTTCGGCTCGCGACTGGAGCTGATGGTGCCCGACACTCTGGTAGGTGAAATGTGCGTCAAGGTCGGCGCGCGCGTCTTTGCCGGACGGACGGCGCTGCTCAAAGCCGCCTGGGCCATGCGCGCAGCGCCCCCGGGAGAACCGCGATGA
- the recJ gene encoding single-stranded-DNA-specific exonuclease RecJ encodes MAGFRSWRRGQWRWDVAAPFDGAADMARQLGTAPLVAQILHNRGVVNEAAGRAFLNPKLTDLHDPAMLAGAEAAAERIVAAVRNKEPIVIYGDYDVDGMTATAILHACIVMIGGRADYYVPHRLEEGYGVNVEAMRKIVAGGAKLVITVDCGISALEPLTEAAAAGVDVIVTDHHIPGPQLPHACAIVHPALGTPAYPNPDLSGAGVAFKVAWQVARAHCGAVKVNETLKEFLLNATCLAALGTIADVVPLVGENRALATFGLRGLPASKQAGLRALIESASLTGQSLGAYDVGFKLAPRLNACGRMGHARDAVEMLTGEDETRCRAIAKDLSQKNTERQTVERQIAAEAVEMVRARGLDGDANRVIVLASPAWHGGVIGIVASRLVDQFHRPAVLISLNGSGGQGSARSIPGFHMADALSACGAHLISFGGHAMAGGLRIEEANVPAFVEAMSTYAATAVSDRQMTSALQIDAEVSLSSLNYMAVDHLARLAPFGQGNPAPLVAVRGCRVLVPPKRMGKSGQTVGLMLAQGDVRMRAVGFNMGDLCDEMAAVNTIDVAARPSLNTFNGNTSIELQLEDVTW; translated from the coding sequence ATGGCCGGATTTCGATCATGGAGGCGCGGGCAGTGGCGGTGGGATGTCGCTGCGCCGTTTGACGGCGCGGCCGATATGGCGCGGCAGTTAGGGACGGCGCCGCTGGTGGCCCAGATCCTTCATAATCGCGGGGTGGTCAACGAGGCGGCGGGCAGGGCCTTTCTCAATCCCAAGCTCACCGACCTGCACGACCCGGCGATGCTGGCAGGGGCAGAGGCGGCGGCGGAGCGCATCGTCGCGGCGGTCCGCAACAAAGAGCCCATCGTTATCTACGGCGACTATGACGTCGACGGCATGACGGCCACGGCGATTCTGCACGCGTGCATCGTGATGATCGGCGGCCGGGCGGATTACTACGTGCCGCACCGGCTTGAGGAAGGCTACGGCGTCAACGTCGAGGCCATGCGCAAGATCGTCGCCGGCGGGGCCAAGCTTGTTATCACGGTCGACTGCGGGATCAGCGCCCTCGAGCCGCTGACGGAAGCGGCGGCCGCCGGCGTGGACGTGATCGTGACGGACCATCACATTCCCGGTCCGCAGTTGCCGCACGCCTGCGCGATCGTGCATCCGGCGCTGGGCACGCCGGCGTATCCCAACCCGGATTTGTCCGGCGCGGGCGTGGCGTTCAAGGTGGCCTGGCAGGTTGCACGGGCGCACTGCGGGGCCGTCAAGGTCAACGAGACACTCAAAGAGTTCCTGCTCAACGCCACGTGCCTGGCCGCGCTGGGCACGATTGCCGACGTGGTGCCACTGGTGGGGGAGAACCGGGCTTTGGCGACGTTTGGCCTGCGGGGGCTTCCGGCGAGCAAGCAGGCGGGCCTGCGGGCGCTGATCGAGTCGGCCAGCCTGACCGGGCAGAGCCTCGGGGCGTACGACGTGGGATTCAAGCTGGCCCCGCGGCTCAACGCGTGCGGGCGCATGGGGCACGCCCGCGACGCGGTGGAAATGCTCACCGGCGAGGACGAGACGCGATGCCGCGCCATCGCCAAAGATCTTTCGCAGAAGAACACCGAGCGCCAGACCGTCGAGCGCCAGATCGCCGCCGAGGCCGTCGAGATGGTCCGCGCCCGCGGACTCGATGGAGACGCCAACCGCGTGATCGTGCTGGCCAGCCCCGCCTGGCACGGCGGGGTGATCGGGATCGTCGCCAGCCGCCTGGTCGACCAGTTCCACCGTCCGGCGGTGCTGATCTCGCTCAACGGCAGCGGCGGCCAGGGCTCCGCGAGGAGCATCCCCGGGTTCCACATGGCCGACGCGCTGTCGGCATGCGGCGCTCACCTGATCAGCTTCGGCGGCCACGCGATGGCCGGAGGCCTGCGCATCGAAGAGGCCAACGTGCCCGCCTTTGTCGAGGCGATGTCCACCTACGCCGCCACGGCCGTCAGCGACCGCCAGATGACCTCCGCGTTGCAGATCGACGCGGAGGTTTCGCTCTCGTCGTTGAACTACATGGCCGTCGATCACCTGGCGCGTCTGGCGCCGTTCGGCCAGGGCAATCCCGCGCCGCTGGTGGCCGTTCGCGGCTGCCGGGTCCTCGTGCCGCCCAAGCGCATGGGCAAGAGCGGCCAGACGGTGGGCCTGATGCTCGCCCAGGGCGACGTTCGGATGCGCGCGGTGGGCTTCAACATGGGCGACCTGTGCGACGAGATGGCGGCAGTGAATACGATCGACGTCGCCGCCCGCCCGTCCCTGAACACCTTCAACGGCAACACCAGCATCGAACTGCAACTCGAAGACGTGACGTGGTGA